Within the Thermosynechococcaceae cyanobacterium Okahandja genome, the region AGGCCGTTGCCCACCCCGCTGATGCGATAGCCGCGGATCCCGTAGCTGATGCCAACGCCAAAATTATCGATATTCGTGGCAAAACCAAACAGGAGGCAGGTCAGAACCAATGAAAATACAGGCATGGCAATTGCGTCGGGACATCCCTACTATTCTATTGCGACGTTGGTTGTGACAATGGCTTTTGAACCCAGTGGGATGCTTGACGAGTAACCTGAAAGCATTACAAAAAACCTTCACAGGTCACGTTTGCCTTGATCTGCCTTGATCGCATCGAAGGCATCAAGATAGCCAAAAATTCAAAATATAATAGCAACAATGATTAAGCTAGAAAAACTGACTTCGGGCACAACGGTTAAAGGCATACTACCCAATCAAAGTGTCACCGTCATTGAGGCGAAGTGGCATGGCAGTGATGTGGTTGAGTTGACCTATAAGGATACAAACGGCCAACCCCATACTGAGATTTTATTCCGAGACAGGGAGCCAACTTTAGAGATTGTCACCGAGGGACGGCCTTGGAGCTTTGATGGGGATGGGGCGTTGCTGCGGTTGGTGTCCGAAGCCCATCGCATTCGGCTGGCGCACTTATTTGATCCGTTGCTGGCGGTGCATACCTCATTGGTGGAACCGCTGCCCCACCAGATCACGGCGGTGTATAGCGAGATGCTGACCCGGCAACCGTTGCGGTTCTTGCTGGCGGATGATCCGGGAGCCGGAAAAACCATTATGGCGGGGCTGTTTATCCGCGAATTGCTGATTCGGGGGGACTTACACCGGTGCTTGATTGTGTGTCCGGGCAGTTTGGCGGTGCAGTGGCAGGATGAGTTGTTTCATAAGTTTCATCTGCCCTTTGAGATTCTGACCAATGACCGGATTGAAGCGGCTCGCACGGGGAATGCCTTTGCCGAAATGCCGCTACTGATTGCGCGGCTAGATAAACTGAGTCGCAATGAAGACTTGCAAGCTAAGCTGGGGCAAACCGATTGGGATCTGGTCGTGGTGGATGAGGCGCACAAACTGTCGGCCTCGTTTTTTGGGGGTGAAATCAAGGAAACCAAGCGTTATAAGCTCGGTAAACTGCTGTCCACGCTGACTCGCCATTTTCTGTTGATGACGGCTACGCCCCACAATGGCAAAGAGGAGGACTTCCAGCTATTTCTGGCGCTACTGGATGGCGATCGCTTTGAGGGGCGATTCCGGGATGGGGTGCATACCTGTGATGTGTCGGATTTGATGCGGCGACTGGTGAAGGAGGATTTGCTCAAGTTTGATGGCAGACCCCTGTTTCCGGAGCGGCGGGCGCATACGGTCAAATATGTTTTGTCGGATCTAGAAGCTGTTCTTTACAATCAGGTCACCGATTACGTCAGGGAAGAATTTAACCGAGCCGAAGCGCTGGCGAATGAGGGGCGCAAGGGGACGGTGGGGTTTGCGTTGACGATTTTGCAACGGCGGCTGGCTTCTTCGCCAGAGGCGATTTATCAGTCGTTGCGGCGGCGGCGGGAGCGGTTGGAGAAGCGGCTAAGGGAGGAAAAACTGAAGAGAGGAGAGAGTGAAAAAGCTTTCCTCAGTTCCCAAATCTCTTTTCTCGCTCCTCAAATTGACCCGGATGATTGGGACGATGATTTTGAGGATTCCTCTAGTGATGAGCGCGAGGCTACAGAAGAAGAGGTGGTGGATTTGGCGACGGCCTCCCAGACGATCGCAGAGTTGCAGGCGGAGATTGAGCGGTTGGGGGAGTTGGAGCGGTTGGCGTTGCAGGTGCGGCGGAGTGGTAAGGATTGCAAGTGGGAGGAGTTGTCGCGGGTAATTCAAGCGATTTTTGCCCCACAAAGGCACGAAGGACATGAAGAAGATTCTTTGTGGTCTTTGTGTCTTCGTGGTTCGTCTCGCAAACTGGTCATCTTTACCGAACATCGGGACACCCTGAACTATCTGGTCAATCAAATTACGACTCTCATCGGGCGACCGGAGGCGGTGGTGACGATCCACGGCGGCATGGGGCGGGAGCAGCGCAAGCAGGCAGAGGAAACCTTTAAGCAAGATGTGGCGGTGCAAGTCTTGATTGCGACGGATGCGGCGGGGGAGGGGATTAACCTGCAACGGGCACACTTGATGGTGAATTACGATCTGCCGTGGAACCCGAATCGACTGGAGCAGCGCTTTGGGCGCATTCACCGGATTGGTCAGACTGAAGTCTGTCACCTTTGGAACTTGGTGGCGGCGGACACCCGTGAGGGGGATGTGTATCTCTCGCTGCTCAAGAAGCTGGAGATTGAGCAAAAGGCGCTGGGTGGCAAGGTGTTTGATGTGTTGGGCAAGGCGATCGCCGGGAAGGAACTGCGAGAACTCCTGATTGAAGCGATTCGCTATGGCGATCGCCCAGAGGTCAAGGCGAAGCTGGATCGGGTGGTGAGCGATCGCCTCGACCAAAGTCGGTTGCGGGCGTTACTGGAGGAACGCGCCCTGGCACGAGATTCAATGGATGTGACTAAGGTGCAGCAGATCCGCCAGGAGATGGAGCGAGCGGAAGCCCGAAAACTCCAGCCCCATTTCATTGCATCCTTTTTCTTGGAAGCCTTCCAGCGATTGGGCGGGACGATTCGGCAGCGGGAACCCAAACGCTATGAAATTACCCATGTGCCAGAGGCCATTCGCAGCCACAGCTGGGGGATGGGTCGAGGTGAACCGATTTTGCGGCGCTATGAGCGCATCTGTTTTGAGAAGGAACAGATCAGGGTGACTGGAAAACCCTTGGCGGCTTTTGTCTGTCCGGGTCATCCTTTGTTGGACGCTGTGCTGAATTTGACGCTAGAGCAGCATCGGGATCTGCTGCGGCAGGGGGCGATTCTGGTGGATGGGAATGATCCGGGGGAAGCAGTGCGGGTGTTAGTGTATTTGGAACATTCCATTCAGGATGCGCGCACCGAACGAGATGGGCGGCGGCGGGTGGTGTCGCGTCGGATGCAGTATGTGGAGATTTTTTACCCTCAAGAACACCCTCATCCCCTAACCCGTTCTCCCATCAAGGGAGAAGGGGAACAAGAGGATTTTCCTCCCCTCTCCCGTTCTGGGAGAGGGGTCGGGGGTGAGGGCGAGATCAGAAACGCAGGTTATGCCCCCTATCTCGACTATCGACCATTAGAGGAAGCGGAAAAGCCACTAGTAGAATCGGCGCTGAATCATTTAGGTATTCGCGATGATATTGAAAACAAGGCGACCAGCTATGCCATTGCTCACCTGGTGTCGAACCATCTTCAGGAAGTTCGGGAACGGAAGGAAGAACTGATTGAAAAGACGGTGCGGGCGGTGAAGGATCGCCTGACCAAGGAAATTAACTATTGGGATCATCGGGCGGCGGAGCTGCGCCTACAGGAGCAAGCCGGCAAACCGAATGCCAAGCTGAACTCAGCCAAAGCACGACAGCGGGCAGATGAGTTGGCCGCACGGTTGCAAAAGCGTCTGGCGGAATTAGAGCAAGAACGCCAGCTTTCACCCCTGCCACCGGTGGTCGTCGGTGGGGCGCTGGTGGTGCCGATCGGCCTCCTGCAACGGCTGCAAGGGAAACGGGCAGCACCCCCCGGCACCTTTGCCCAAGAAACTCAGCGGGTAGAGCGAGCGGCAATGGAGGCCGTCATGGCCGTAGAACGATCGTTGGGGTATGAACCACGGGATGTGAGTGCTCAGAAGTGTGGTTATGACATTGAATCCGCTGCTGGGGATGAGGGTCTGCGATTTATCGAAGTAAAGGGCCGAGTTGAGGGAGCGGAAACGGTAACCGTCACCAAAAACGAAATCCTGACGGCGCTGAATAAACCGGATAACTATATCTTGGCGCTGGTGCAGGTGCCGACTGATCGCAATTTTCCCGAAGGCGATGTATTTCGGGTGCGGGAGGCTGGCGAAAATTATCAAGTACCGGGGCAGGGTTGCGAAATCCGTTATGTCCAGCAACCGTTCCAAGCGGCAGACTTTCGGGCTTGCAGTGTAAATTACTCTTGGAAAGATCTTTGGAATGCTGGATACGACCCAAGGAAAACAAAAAATGAAGTTAAAAATTCTTGCGAATGAGGCAGAAAAAGATGTTTTTTGGGCTGAAGTGCCAGCTATTCTTGACCGTGCAACTCAGGGAGATAGCTTTGAAGAGTTGCTGGAAAATCTCTGCGAAGCGATCGAGGGTTGGTTGTGGGTGGGCATCGAAACACCTTTGGTTTCAGAGAACAGCCCAGTTATGAAATCGGACTGCTCTGCCACTTTATGAAACAAGTCAACCTCTCAGAATCTGATCTTGAATAATCTCTGTGCCCTCTGTGTCTCTGTGGTTCTTTATTCTTCGCAGCAGTTATTCAAGTTATCTCAGCCCCAGCTCGCCATGACTTACCGCAAAAAACTCATCGAAGTTGCCCTGCCCCTCGAAGCCATCAACCTAGAATCAGCACGGGAGAAATCCATCCGCCACGGCCACCCCTCGACGCTGCATTTGTGGTGGGCACGGCGACCCTTGGCCGCCTGTCGCGCGGTTCTATGGGCCTCCCTCGTCGATGATCCGTCAAGCTGGCCGGACAAGTTCCCCACGGAGGCAGACCAAGCACGGGAACGGCAGCGGTTGTTCGACATTTTGGGTCGGATTGAGGTGCAGCGGGATAAAAAAGGCAATGAGAAGCAAGTTGTCCGCGGGCTGGTGTCATGGGATGACGTGAACGATCCGAAGTCAGGCGTCTTGGAAGCAGCGCAGCGAGAAATTGCGCGGTGCTTGGCGTGGGATCGGGGTGAGGAACCACCGACTAAACCCGATGCGGTGCGGGAGTACATTGCCAAGTATGCGCCCCCGGCCTATGACCCGTTTGCGGGAGGGGGTTCGATTCCGTTGGAGGCGCAGCGGTTGGGGCTGGAGGCTCATGCGAGTGATTTGAATCCGGTGGCGGTGTTGATCAATAAGGCGCTGATTGAGATTCCGCCGAAGTTTAAGGATCAGGCACCGGTGAATCCAGTATTAAGAGGACAGGGATTAGGGAACGGGGAACAGGGAGATGAGCGAGGTTCAGTCGCACCGGGATCTAGTTGTTTGGCAGAAGTCGATG harbors:
- a CDS encoding helicase-related protein — protein: MIKLEKLTSGTTVKGILPNQSVTVIEAKWHGSDVVELTYKDTNGQPHTEILFRDREPTLEIVTEGRPWSFDGDGALLRLVSEAHRIRLAHLFDPLLAVHTSLVEPLPHQITAVYSEMLTRQPLRFLLADDPGAGKTIMAGLFIRELLIRGDLHRCLIVCPGSLAVQWQDELFHKFHLPFEILTNDRIEAARTGNAFAEMPLLIARLDKLSRNEDLQAKLGQTDWDLVVVDEAHKLSASFFGGEIKETKRYKLGKLLSTLTRHFLLMTATPHNGKEEDFQLFLALLDGDRFEGRFRDGVHTCDVSDLMRRLVKEDLLKFDGRPLFPERRAHTVKYVLSDLEAVLYNQVTDYVREEFNRAEALANEGRKGTVGFALTILQRRLASSPEAIYQSLRRRRERLEKRLREEKLKRGESEKAFLSSQISFLAPQIDPDDWDDDFEDSSSDEREATEEEVVDLATASQTIAELQAEIERLGELERLALQVRRSGKDCKWEELSRVIQAIFAPQRHEGHEEDSLWSLCLRGSSRKLVIFTEHRDTLNYLVNQITTLIGRPEAVVTIHGGMGREQRKQAEETFKQDVAVQVLIATDAAGEGINLQRAHLMVNYDLPWNPNRLEQRFGRIHRIGQTEVCHLWNLVAADTREGDVYLSLLKKLEIEQKALGGKVFDVLGKAIAGKELRELLIEAIRYGDRPEVKAKLDRVVSDRLDQSRLRALLEERALARDSMDVTKVQQIRQEMERAEARKLQPHFIASFFLEAFQRLGGTIRQREPKRYEITHVPEAIRSHSWGMGRGEPILRRYERICFEKEQIRVTGKPLAAFVCPGHPLLDAVLNLTLEQHRDLLRQGAILVDGNDPGEAVRVLVYLEHSIQDARTERDGRRRVVSRRMQYVEIFYPQEHPHPLTRSPIKGEGEQEDFPPLSRSGRGVGGEGEIRNAGYAPYLDYRPLEEAEKPLVESALNHLGIRDDIENKATSYAIAHLVSNHLQEVRERKEELIEKTVRAVKDRLTKEINYWDHRAAELRLQEQAGKPNAKLNSAKARQRADELAARLQKRLAELEQERQLSPLPPVVVGGALVVPIGLLQRLQGKRAAPPGTFAQETQRVERAAMEAVMAVERSLGYEPRDVSAQKCGYDIESAAGDEGLRFIEVKGRVEGAETVTVTKNEILTALNKPDNYILALVQVPTDRNFPEGDVFRVREAGENYQVPGQGCEIRYVQQPFQAADFRACSVNYSWKDLWNAGYDPRKTKNEVKNSCE
- a CDS encoding type II toxin-antitoxin system HicB family antitoxin; translated protein: MKLKILANEAEKDVFWAEVPAILDRATQGDSFEELLENLCEAIEGWLWVGIETPLVSENSPVMKSDCSATL